The Paramisgurnus dabryanus chromosome 3, PD_genome_1.1, whole genome shotgun sequence genome includes a window with the following:
- the hoxb1a gene encoding homeobox protein Hox-B1a, protein MDNSKMNSFLEYTICNRGTNAYSPKAGYHNLDQAYSGPFHTGHTSDSYNADGRLYVGGSNQPVAAQHQHQSGVYAHHQHQTHQSGVNYCATGNANYGTQACANTDYAQHQYFVNPEQDGMYYHSSGFSTSSVGPHYGSMAGAYCGAQGAVPAAPYQHHGCEGQDHQRGYSQGTYADISASHGRERDSDQSPPGKTFDWMKVKRNPPKTVKVAEFGLGPQNTIRTNFTTKQLTELEKEFHFSKYLTRARRVEIAATLELNETQVKIWFQNRRMKQKKREKEGLAPASSTSSKDLEDQSDHSSSSSPEASPSPET, encoded by the exons ATGGACAATTCCAAAATGAACTCTTTTTTGGAGTACACAATTTGTAACCGTGGGACGAACGCCTACTCGCCCAAAGCTGGATATCACAACTTGGACCAGGCGTACTCGGGCCCTTTCCACACCGGACACACGAGTGACAGCTATAACGCTGATGGACGACTTTACGTAGGGGGGAGCAACCAGCCAGTTGCAGCACAACATCAGCACCAGAGCGGCGTCTACGCGCATCACCAGCACCAAACGCATCAAAGTGGGGTCAATTACTGTGCGACAGGGAATGCGAATTATGGTACCCAGGCCTGTGCCAATACGGACTATGCTCAACACCAGTACTTCGTCAATCCCGAGCAGGATGGAATGTATTATCACTCGTCGGGTTTTTCAACTTCAAGTGTAGGCCCTCATTATGGCTCAATGGCTGGGGCATATTGCGGGGCACAGGGAGCCGTTCCAGCCGCACCTTATCAACATCATGGCTGCGAAGGTCAGGACCACCAGAGAGGGTACTCTCAAGGCACCTACGCCGACATATCGGCCTCCCACGGAAGGGAGAGGGACTCGGATCAGTCGCCACCTGGAAAGACATTCGATTGGATGAAAGTCAAAAGGAATCCCCCTAAAACAG TTAAAGTGGCAGAGTTCGGACTGGGCCCACAAAACACAATTCGGACGAATTTCACAACCAAACAGCTGACAGAACTCGAGAAAGAGTTTCACTTCAGCAAGTACCTCACGCGAGCGCGCAGAGTGGAAATTGCTGCCACACTCGAGCTGAACGAGACGCAGGTCAAAATTTGGTTTCAGAACCGCCGAATGAAACAGAAGAAGCGAGAGAAGGAGGGACTCGCGCCTGCCTCGTCCACCTCGTCAAAGGACCTCGAAGATCAGTCAGACCACTCATCTTCTTCATCTCCAGAAGCTTCACCAAGCCCGGAGACCTAA